The Coccidioides posadasii str. Silveira chromosome 3, complete sequence genome contains a region encoding:
- a CDS encoding uncharacterized protein (EggNog:ENOG410PSA1~COG:S~BUSCO:14057at33183): MLGKRKREATVVSRPAEQEDDPLAVPPNSHDLLRKYFEAQFEPLDVPQKGKASVANSPDTESDDDKEDSEWSGISDDDGDDTSPSDTVPEVVDHSTSHNITKDGFEKELRKQFMSAKPPSSSQMKSKTTAKRNTNASDGDEGADDAMNLKNDLALQRLLKESHLLESADDLNPTGKNRHRALDIRMQTIGANDSIYMQKKMPMSHRKGIEAKVAKKDATRRREAKENGIILEKPTPKRKVSSARRERGIGGPSVGKFSGGTLRLSKRDLADIQGPRTMSKGKKRGRR, from the exons atgctggGGAAACGGAAACGCGAGGCTACAGTGGTCTCTCGGCCTGCTGAGCAAGAAGATGATCCTCTCGCCGTTCCGCCCAACTCCCACGACCTTCTCCGAAAGTATTTTGAAGCTCAGTTCGAGCCATTGGACGTGCCGCAGAAAGGAAAGGCTTCTGTCGCAAATTCTCCAGATACGGAATCTGATGATGACAAGGAAGATTCTGAATGGAGTGGCATCTCCGACGATGACGGGGACGACACTTCCCCTTCCGACACGGTTCCGGAGGTGGTTGATCATAGCACTTCTCACAACATAACTAAAGATGGTTTCGAAAAAGAGCTTCGGAAACAGTTCATG TCGGCAAAGCCGCCGTCCTCGTCTCAGATGAAATCTAAAACCACAGCAAAGCGGAATACGAATGCATCCGACGGCGACGAAGGAGCTGATGATGCGATGAATTTGAAAAACGACCTTGCCTTACAACGCTTGCTAAAGGAGTCTCATCTCCTTGAGTCTGCCGACGACCTCAATCCTACCGGGAAAAATCGTCACCGTGCACTTGATATTCGTATGCAAACTATCGGAGCAAATGATTCGATCTATATGCAGAAAAAGATGCCAATGTCTCACAGAAAGGGGATAGAAGCTAAAGTAGCAAAGAAAGACGCGACAAGACGACGCgaagcaaaagaaaacgGAATTATTCTTGAGAAGCCTACGCCGAAACGGAAGGTCAGCAGTGCGAGAAGGGAACGGGGCATTGGCGGACCGTCCGTTGGAAAATTTTCTGGAGGCACACTAAGATTGAGCAAGCGGGATCTCGCGGATATCCAGGGCCCACGAACAATGAGCAAAGGCAAGAAAAGGGGTCGCAGGTGA
- the STE12 gene encoding homeodomain transcription factor ste12 (EggNog:ENOG410PFQA~COG:K~BUSCO:3511at33183) has translation MYSQHGASMAPPQKPETFMLSNEAQQSLPQDAQVALQQVDNLKYFLISAPVDWAPDQLIRRFLLPTGDYVSCVLWNNLFHISGTDIVRCLSFRFQAFGRPVKNTKKFEEGIFSDLRNLKAGTDASLEEPKSPFLDFLYKNNCIRTQKKQKVFYWYSVPHDRLFLDALERDLKREKMGQEATTVAVNEPALSFQFDSSQSLYEQLTKAQQANSSSFSAHASTAYHSASPMIRTTDSMPPPQLPPAMPIVPEETHDQGIYNSVGLTSATTTMGTGGIKAEQDFGQVQYDRNGVPVPRIHQRHTSMPTYMEYSPAPSFVSSHYDDYGHRGISFEPITPPQHNVQLGSEPAYIANEDTGLYTAIPDIGTTAAFNAMMQLPPSNFAAPQFSTASRTFPSTNVYSVIEGSPTYKQRRRRSSIPPGITNAIAAATGNGQTHSNPHAAHRPSDLHHSISVQDGDESNQESPPGLTHSYKAEETQKMHSHENSRLGTPLPTLDETQADDHLSLINPQPEMPMLTSGEALESSGSSNSRSNVPGPVRRARSATMMELGPYPQKSHSCPIPSCGRLFKRLEHLKRHVRTHTQERPYPCPYCNRAFSRSDNLAQHRRTHGAQAGQQPSANSNEEDREQQEPEHEATDQEHTTSDTSYLPTTVNMASVSMPSMSIPNLPSMVAPQMISPQLLQQQI, from the exons ATGTATTCTCAACATGGTGCTTCAATGGCACCGCCGCAGAAACCCGAAACTTTTATGCTTTCCAATGAGGCCCAGCAAAGTCTTCCACAGGATGCACAGGTTGCGCTCCAGCAGGTCGACAATT TAAAATACTTCCTAATTTCGGCCCCCGTTGACTGGGCGCCGGATCAACTCATCAGACGTTTCCTCCTTCCTACAGGTGACTATGTCTCTTGCGTTCTCTG GAACAATCTCTTTCACATCTCGGGGACTGATATCGTGAGATGTCTTTCTTTCCGCTTCCAGGCATTTGGCCGACCTGTCAAGAACACGAAGAAGTTCGAAGAGGGTATCTTCTCAGACCTCAGAAACCTTAAAGCTGGAACAGATGCTTCACTCGAGGAGCCGAAAAGTCCCTTTCTCGACTTCTTGTATAAGAACAACTGTATCCGTACGcagaagaagcaaaaggtTTTCTACTGGTACAGCGTGCCGCATGACCGGCTCTTCCTGGACGCTCTGGAAAGGGATCtcaaaagggaaaaaatgGGCCAGGAAGCCACTACAGTGGCCGTGAACGAGCCCGCTTTATCGTTCCAGTTCGATTCATCCCAATCTCTGTACGAGCAGTTGACAAAAGCACAGCAGGCGAACTCCTCTTCGTTCTCTGCCCACGCTAGCACAGCGTACCACTCTGCGTCCCCGATGATTCGAACCACCGATTCCATGCCTCCTCCCCAGCTCCCTCCAGCGATGCCTATTGTGCCTGAAGAAACACATGATCAAGGTATCTATAATTCAGTAGGCCTTACCAGTGCAACTACTACCATGGGAACTGGCGGTATCAAGGCTGAACAAGACTTTGGTCAGGTTCAGTACGATCGTAACGGCGTTCCTGTACCGAGAATCCACCAGCGCCACACGTCGATGCCGACTTACATGGAATACTCCCCTGCTCCGTCCTTTGTGTCGTCCCACTATGATGATTATGGCCATCGCGGCATCAGCTTTGAACCCATCACTCCACCCCAACACAACGTTCAACTTGGTTCAGAGCCTGCATATATTGCAAATGAAGATACTGGTCTTTACACCGCCATTCCTGATATTGGTACTACGGCAGCATTCAACGCCATGATGCAGTTGCCTCCTTCGAATTTCGCTGCTCCTCAGTTTTCCACTGCCTCACGCACTTTTCCATCGACGAATGTTTATTCTGTGATTGAAGGGTCGCCCACATATAAGCAACGAAGAAGGCGATCTTCAATTCCTCCTGGAATCACTAATGCCATCGCTGCTGCTACTGGTAACGGGCAGACTCATTCAAACCCCCATGCTGCACATCGGCCAAGCGACCTCCACCATTCAATTTCGGTCCAGGACGGAGATGAATCGAACCAGGAGTCTCCACCCGGCCTTACTCATAGTTACAAGGCGGAGGAAACCCAAAAGATGCATTCCCATGAGAACTCAAGATTGGGGACTCCGCTACCAACTTTGGACGAAACACAGGCCGATGACCATCTGTCTCTGATCAATCCCCAACCCGAGATGCCTATGTTAACCAGTGGCGAGGCTCTCGAAAGTTCGGGTTCTTCCAACAGTCGGTCAAATGTCCCTGGACCAGTTCGTCGGGCCAGGAGTGCAACTATGATGGAGCTCGGGCCATACCCGCAGAAATCCCATTCGTGCCCGATTCCATCATGCGGACGGCTGTTCAAGCGCTTAGAACACTTAAAACG GCATGTTAGGACTCATACTCAAGAGCGACCATACCCCTGCCCTTATTGTAACAGAGCGTTTTCACGATCAGACAACCTTGCACA GCACCGTCGTACCCATGGTGCTCAAGCTGGCCAGCAGCCATCTGCCAACTCCAACGAAGAGGACCGCGAACAGCAGGAACCCGAACATGAGGCCACGGATCAGGAGCATACCACTTCTGATACCAGCTACCTGCCCACTACCGTGAATATGGCTAGTGTTAGCATGCCTTCGATGTCTATCCCTAACTTACCGTCTATGGTTGCTCCACAGATGATCAGCCCTCAGCTCCTGCAACAGCAGATTTAA
- a CDS encoding uncharacterized protein (EggNog:ENOG410PHUS~COG:G~TransMembrane:8 (i47-65o77-98i119-137o157-176i236-257o350-371i442-462o468-493i)): MPSSVPAREDVRSPLLTENSRRSGEVWEDATAIARQSDKEGESKSSWYLFLLTLSIGGLQIVWSVELSNGSPYLLSLGMSKSLLAFVWIAGPLTGTLVQPYVGIRSDNCRVPWGKRKPFMIGGGIATVISLMALAWVREMVGGVLGIFGAGAQSEGVKVTTIVVATFFMFCLDFAINTVQAAIRAFIVDNAPAHQQESANAWASRLTGIGNILGYISGYLDLPKVLPFFGNTQFKVLCVIASLALGTTLLISCLYIQERDPRLEGPPRSKNPGVICFFKQVFASIKRLPPQIRKVCEVQLCAWVGWFPFLFYSTTYIGQLYVNPIFDQHPDLPEDAISAIWEEATRVGTFALLAYAVTSFVASMVLPLLVVPTYRPALAQDSDTDTTSSDRPYLSRHPSTSTLSFTASAGAAIETSHEPVQPSEKYNVLSKLQIPGLTLRRLWFLSHVLFSLCMFSTFLIYSPQAGTVVIAIVGISWALTLWAPFAFISAEVAKSDAENRERRHQLRQGIPDLSHGHPGSECNENGSSEETVDQAGVILGIHNVAISFPQIASTLISSAIFKALQKPRGEPWDDSVGWVLRFGGCAALGAAYITTRLGEGAGGKTSGENGDMA, translated from the exons ATGCCGTCGTCAGTGCCAGCTAGAGAGGACGTTAGATCTCCTCTCCTTACGGAGAACTCAAGGCGATCTGGGGAGGTTTGGGAAGATGCAACTGCTATTGCAAGACAGTCCGATAAAGAGGGCGAGTCGAAGAGTAGCTGGTATTTGTTCTTGCTGACTTTAAGTATTGGCGG GCTGCAGATTGTCTGGTCTGTTGAACTATCAAATGGATCG CCCTACCTACTTTCTCTGGGAATGAGTAAATCCTTACTTGCATTTGTATGGATTGCTGGACCCTTGACTGGGACACTTGTTCAACCCTATGTGGGGATTCGCAGTGACAACTGTCGGGTTCCATGGGGAAAGCGAAAGCCTTTTATGATTGGAGGTGGGATTGCTACGGTAATATCTCTGATGGCACTCGCCTGGGTTCGTGAGATGGTCGGGGGAGTGTTGGGGATATTTGGGGCCGGCGCTCAATCCGAAGGCGTCAAAGTGACCACGATCGTGGTGGCAACTTTCTTCATGTTTTGTCTCGATTTTGCTATAAACACAG TTCAAGCAGCAATACGTGCTTTTATTGTTGACAATGCGCCTGCGCACCAGCAAGAATCAGCGAATGCCTGGGCTAGTCGGCTCACCGGCATTGGCAACATTCTAGGTTATATTTCAGGTTATCTGGATTTACCTAAAGTCCTTCCCTTCTTCGGGAATACGCAATTTAAAGTGCTTTGCGTGATTGCCTCTCTCGCATTGGGAACCACTCTTCTCATTAGTTGTTTATATATTCAAGAACGAGATCCTCGACTAGAAGGCCCACCTCGCAGCAAGAATCCAGGAGTTATATGTTTCTTCAAACAGGTTTTCGCGTCCATTAAACGGTTACCACCGCAAATTCGCAAAGTATGCGAGGTCCAGCTTTGCGCCTGGGTGGGGTGGTTTCCATTCTTGTTTTACTCAACTACTTATATCGGACAGCTCTATGTCAATCCGATTTTTGACCAGCATCCGGATCTCCCTGAAGACGCCATATCAGCTATCTGGGAGGAGGCCACGCGGGTGGGCACCTTTGCTCTCTTGGCCTATGCGGTCACGTCGTTTGTTGCGAGTATGGTCCTTCCGCTACTTGTCGTTCCCACTTATCGTCCGGCTTTAGCGCAGGATTCCGATACCGACACCACGTCTAGTGATCGGCCCTATCTGAGTCGCCATCCATCAACTTCGACTCTCTCGTTCACCGCCTCGGCGGGTGCGGCAATCGAAACGAGCCATGAACCTGTACAGCCCTCCGAAAAATACAACGTTCTCTCTAAGCTCCAAATACCGGGTCTTACACTCCGAAGATTGTGGTTTCTTTCCCatgttttgttttctttgtgCATGTTTAGTACGTTTCTCATATACTCCCCCCAGGCTGGAACTGTGGTAATCGCCATTGTTGGGATATCCTGGGCACTCACCCTTTGGGCTCCGTTTGCGTTTATTTCGGCAGAGGTTGCAAAGAGTGATGCGGAGAACCGGGAGCGAAGACATCAGCTTAGGCAGGGTATTCCCGACCTCAGTCACGGTCATCCAGGCTCAGAATGCAACGAGAACGGGAGCAGCGAGGAAACGGTCGATCAAGCTGGAGTAATTTTGGGGATTCATAATGTCGCCATCTCGTTTCCACAGATTGCCTCGACGCTGATCAGCAGTGCAATTTTCAAGGCGCTGCAAAAGCCTAGAGGGGAGCCGTGGGACGACAGTGTTGGCTGGGTCTTGCGTTTTGGTGGCTGCGCAGCTCTAGGTGCTGCATACATTACAACACGGCTGGGCGAAGGGGCTGGTGGCAAGACTTCTGGAGAGAACGGGGATATGGCGTAG
- the NHX1 gene encoding monovalent cation:H+ antiporter, CPA1 (nhx1) (BUSCO:160044at4751~EggNog:ENOG410PHYC~COG:P~TransMembrane:13 (o36-58i70-91o97-116i128-152o164-188i195-214o234-261i273-289o295-314i326-345o357-386i407-426o432-454i)~BUSCO:5580at33183), producing MMASVLQDLAWGSLRKRMEEETDPDESPEAGEQEFWTSWALFILILLLIAALFTSYMLKQKRVQAVHETVLSIFSGMVVGLIIRVSPGTLIQKSVSFNYQFFFNLLLPPIILASGYELHQANFFRNIGAILTFAFAGTFISALVLGLILYLWTRIPLDGLNISFVEAISVGATLSATDPVTILAIFNVYKVEPKLYTVIFGESILNDAIAIVLFETAQRYKPGSTAGSLTVLSLFEAIGIFLLVFFGSLLIGVVVGVVTALGLKYTHVRREPKIESCLIVLVAYASYFFSNGVHMSGIVSLLFCGITLKHYAYYNMSRRTQLTTKFIFQILAQLSENFIFIYLGLDLFTEENLQFKPLFILVTVVGICVARYMSVFPLSKAINWFIRYRARRRGKDVADELPFSYQAMLYWAGLRGAVGVALAAGLEGTNAPALRATVLVVVVLTVIIFGGTTARMLEILDIRTGVAEGVDSDDEFDIEMTDGGTYYKRSGTGIGHTTRRSDFTIPLDSVHITNGLDSSPHAGESYATSRHGGPSPQPGEGRGNLASRKPAGYNQRDRNPRSRDAASSQALLGSRSVSQNGSASGSSADEAAMHSRNRATSRAASKALADTDPDLEDFDLELDSISDDDHLPPAAPSHRASRTPSRLSTRAPHDPSPVSGQAASSSSPAPAVTAGQAQSQQGRPIFSGATSAFRDLLSGAGSRDHAEWFKQLDEEYIKPKLLLDQGSGHKGPGAA from the exons ATGATGGCATCCGTCTTACAAGATCTAGCGTGGGGATCTCTCC GCAAGAGAATGGAGGAAGAAACCGACCCCGATG AATCTCCCGAAGCCGGAGAGCAAGAGTTTTGGACCTCTTGGGCGCTGTTTATACTCATCCTGCTGTTGATCGCGGCGCTGTTCACAAGCTATATGCTGAAGCAGAAGCGTGTTCAGGCTGTACATGAGACGGTCCTGTCGATATTTTCTG GCATGGTCGTTGGGCTGATTATTCGAGTGAGCCCTGGGACATTGATTCAAAAATCTGTCAGCTTCAATTATCAGTTTTTCTTCAACCTTCTCCTTCCTCCGATTATATTGGCGTCGGGATACGAGTTGCATCAG GCCAATTTCTTTAGAAACATAGGGGCCATCCTCACCTTCGCGTTTGCGGGGACATTTATTTCGGCGTTAGTACTGGGATTGATTTTATATCTGTGGACGCGAATTCCCCTGGATGGCCTCAACATCTCGTTTGTCGAGGCAATATCGGTGGGCGCCACCCTTTCAGCGACGGATCCGGTGACTATTTTAGCGATTTTCAACGTCTACAAGGTTGAACCGAAGCTTTACACCGTGATATTTGGAGAATCTATCTTGAACGACGCTATCGCTATTGTCCTCTTCGAAACCGCACAGAGATACAAACCGGGCAGTACAGCCGGGTCGTTGACTGTACTCAGCTTATTTGAGGCTATCGGCATATTTTTGCTCGTGTTCTTTGGCAGTTTACTCATCGGGGTCGTCGTTGGAGTTGTAACCGCGCTGGGCCTAAAGTACACTCATGTACGCCGCGAACCAAAAATTGAGAGCTGCCTGATCGTGCTCGTTGCGTACGCAAGTTATTTCTTCTCAAATGGGGTTCATATGTCAG GAATCGTGTCCCTCCTATTCTGCGGCATTACGCTCAAGCACTACGCATATTACAATATGTCCCGAAGGACCCAGCTCACGACCAAATTCATTTTCCAGATCCTAGCTCAGCTTTCGGAGAACTTCATTTTTATCTACCTTGGCTTAGACCTGTTCACTGAGGAGAATTTGCAGTTCAAGCCTCTGTTTATCCTGGTGACAGTGGTTGGTATTTGCGTCGCGAGATACATGTCAGTTTTCCCGCTATCCAAGGCGATTAACTGGTTTATTCGATATCGGGCGAGACGGCGTGGCAAGGACGTTGCCGACGAACTTCCCTTTTCTTACCAAGCCATGCTGTATTGGGCTGGCTTACGTGGTGCAGTCGGTGTGGCGTTGGCTGCTGGCTTAGAGGGCACCAATGCTCCGGCATTAAGAGCTACAGTCCTTGTTGTCGTTGTGTTGACTGTGATAATATTTGGCGGTACCACTGCGCGAATGTTGGAGATCCTTGACATCCGCACTGGAGTGGCGGAGGGAGTTGACTCAGATGACGAATTCGATATCGAGATGACCGACGGAGGTACGTACTACAAGAGATCCGGGACCGGAATCGGCCATACCACACGCCGTAGCGACTTCACAATCCCACTGGACTCTGTGCACATAACAAATGGCCTTGATTCGAGTCCTCACGCAGGCGAAAGTTACGCGACTAGCAGACATGGCGGTCCTTCACCCCAACCAGGAGAAGGAAGGGGCAATCTCGCCTCAAGGAAGCCCGCAGGGTACAACCAGCGAGACCGCAACCCACGTTCCCGCGATGCAGCCTCATCACAGGCTCTGCTTGGAAGTCGCAGCGTCAGCCAAAATGGCAGCGCGAGCGGTAGCAGTGCAGATGAAGCAGCGATGCACAGCAGGAATCGCGCCACGTCTCGAGCAGCATCGAAGGCCCTAGCGGACACAGACCCGGATCTGGAGGACTTCGATTTGGAACTTGATTCCATATCTGATGACGATCATCTCCCCCCGGCGGCTCCTTCGCACAGAGCTTCGCGCACGCCTTCGCGCTTGTCAACTCGCGCTCCCCACGACCCGAGCCCAGTATCAGGCCAGGCCGCTTCTTCATCGTCACCGGCACCGGCGGTGACAGCGGGACAAGCGCAAAGTCAACAAGGACGGCCTATTTTCTCCGGTGCCACAAGTGCGTTTCGAGATCTACTGTCCGGTGCGGGATCCAGGGACCATGCAGAGTGGTTCAAGCAGCTAGATGAGGAGTATATCAAACCGAAGTTGCTGCTTGATCAAGGATCTGGGCACAAGGGGCCTGGAGCGGCGTGA